The following proteins are co-located in the Equus caballus isolate H_3958 breed thoroughbred chromosome 15, TB-T2T, whole genome shotgun sequence genome:
- the FBLN7 gene encoding fibulin-7 isoform X1 → MVPSCPRALFLLLLLLACPESRASQVFSANTAVGLELDEAPAPLKKSLITETNCLNKQQLLTAIRQLQQLLKGQETRFAEGIRHMKSRLAALQNSVNRVGPDAPPVSCPALNAPLDGRKFGSKYLVDHEVHFTCNPGFRLVGPSSVVCLPNGTWTGEQPRCKDISECSSQPCQNGGTCVEGVNQYKCICPPGRTGSRCQHQAQTAAAEGSVAGDPAFSRAPRCAQVERAQHCSCEAGFHLSGAAAGDSVCQDVNECELYGQEGRPRLCMHACVNTPGSYRCACPSGYRTLADGKSCEDIDECASPQHVCPRGTLCINTGGGFQCVSPECPEGSGNVSYVKTSPFQCERNPCPMDSRPCRHLPKTISFHYLSLPSNLKTPITLFRMATASAPGRPGPNSLRFGIVGGNSRGHFVMQRSDRQTGELILVQTLEGPQTLEVDVDMSEYLDRSFQANHVSKVTIFVSPYDF, encoded by the exons GTCTTCTCTGCAAACACTGCCGTTGGTCTGGAGTTAGATGAAGCGCCCGCCCCTCTGAAGAAGAGTTTGATAACAGAAACG AACTGTCTCAACAAACAGCAGCTCCTGACAGCCATCCGCCAGCTGCAGCAGCTCCTGAAGGGCCAGGAGACGCGCTTCGCCGAGGGCATCCGCCACATGAAGAGCCGGCTGGCTGCGCTGCAGAACTCTGTGAACAGAGTGGGCCCCGACGCCCCCCCCG TTTCCTGCCCTGCTCTGAATGCCCCTCTGGATGGCAGGAAGTTTGGAAGCAAGTATTTAGTGGATCATGAAGTCCATTTTACCTGCAACCCCGGGTTCCGGCTGGTTGGGCCCAGCAGCGTGGTGTGTCTTCCCAATGGCACCTGGACGGGGGAGCAGCCCCGCTGTAAAG atatCAGCGAATGCTCCAGCCAGCCTTGTCAGAATGGTGGGACATGTGTAGAAGGAGTCAACCAGTACAAATGCATTTGCCCTCCAGGAAGGACTGGGAGCCGCTGTCAGCATCAGGCCCAGACTG CCGCCGCCGAGGGCAGCGTGGCCGGCGACCCCGCCTTCAGCCGCGCGCCGCGCTGTGCGCAGGTGGAGCGGGCGCAGCACTGCAGCTGCGAGGCCGGTTTCCACCTGAGCGGCGCCGCGGCCGGCGACAGCGTGTGCCAGG ATGTGAATGAATGCGAGCTCTATGGGCAGGAGGGACGCCCCCGGCTCTGCATGCATGCCTGCGTGAACACCCCGGGCTCCTACCGCTGTGCCTGCCCCAGCGGATACCGGACCCTGGCCGACGGGAAGAGCTGTGAGG ATATCGATGAGTGTGCGAGCCCACAGCACGTGTGCCCCCGGGGAACCCTGTGCATCAACACGGGTGGAGGCTTCCAGTGCGTCAGCCCGGAGTGCCCCGAGGGCAGCGGCAACGTGAGCTACGTGAAGACATCTCCCTT ccagtgTGAGCGAAACCCCTGCCCCATGGACAGCAGACCCTGCCGCCACTTGCCCAAGACCATCTCCTTCCATTACCTTTCTCTGCCCTCCAACCTGAAGACGCCCATCACGCTCTTCCGCATGGCCACCGCCTCAGCCCCCGGTCGACCTGGACCCAACAGCCTGCGGTTTGGGATCGTGGGTGGGAACAGCCGGGGCCACTTTGTGATGCAGCGCTCAGACCGGCAGACGGGGGAACTGATCCTGGTCCAGACCCTGGAGGGGCCTCAGACACTAGAGGTGGACGTTGACATGTCAGAATACCTGGACCGCTCCTTCCAGGCCAACCACGTGTCCAAGGTTACCATCTTTGTGTCCCCTTATGACTTCTAA
- the FBLN7 gene encoding fibulin-7 isoform X2, giving the protein MVPSCPRALFLLLLLLACPESRASQNCLNKQQLLTAIRQLQQLLKGQETRFAEGIRHMKSRLAALQNSVNRVGPDAPPVSCPALNAPLDGRKFGSKYLVDHEVHFTCNPGFRLVGPSSVVCLPNGTWTGEQPRCKDISECSSQPCQNGGTCVEGVNQYKCICPPGRTGSRCQHQAQTAAAEGSVAGDPAFSRAPRCAQVERAQHCSCEAGFHLSGAAAGDSVCQDVNECELYGQEGRPRLCMHACVNTPGSYRCACPSGYRTLADGKSCEDIDECASPQHVCPRGTLCINTGGGFQCVSPECPEGSGNVSYVKTSPFQCERNPCPMDSRPCRHLPKTISFHYLSLPSNLKTPITLFRMATASAPGRPGPNSLRFGIVGGNSRGHFVMQRSDRQTGELILVQTLEGPQTLEVDVDMSEYLDRSFQANHVSKVTIFVSPYDF; this is encoded by the exons AACTGTCTCAACAAACAGCAGCTCCTGACAGCCATCCGCCAGCTGCAGCAGCTCCTGAAGGGCCAGGAGACGCGCTTCGCCGAGGGCATCCGCCACATGAAGAGCCGGCTGGCTGCGCTGCAGAACTCTGTGAACAGAGTGGGCCCCGACGCCCCCCCCG TTTCCTGCCCTGCTCTGAATGCCCCTCTGGATGGCAGGAAGTTTGGAAGCAAGTATTTAGTGGATCATGAAGTCCATTTTACCTGCAACCCCGGGTTCCGGCTGGTTGGGCCCAGCAGCGTGGTGTGTCTTCCCAATGGCACCTGGACGGGGGAGCAGCCCCGCTGTAAAG atatCAGCGAATGCTCCAGCCAGCCTTGTCAGAATGGTGGGACATGTGTAGAAGGAGTCAACCAGTACAAATGCATTTGCCCTCCAGGAAGGACTGGGAGCCGCTGTCAGCATCAGGCCCAGACTG CCGCCGCCGAGGGCAGCGTGGCCGGCGACCCCGCCTTCAGCCGCGCGCCGCGCTGTGCGCAGGTGGAGCGGGCGCAGCACTGCAGCTGCGAGGCCGGTTTCCACCTGAGCGGCGCCGCGGCCGGCGACAGCGTGTGCCAGG ATGTGAATGAATGCGAGCTCTATGGGCAGGAGGGACGCCCCCGGCTCTGCATGCATGCCTGCGTGAACACCCCGGGCTCCTACCGCTGTGCCTGCCCCAGCGGATACCGGACCCTGGCCGACGGGAAGAGCTGTGAGG ATATCGATGAGTGTGCGAGCCCACAGCACGTGTGCCCCCGGGGAACCCTGTGCATCAACACGGGTGGAGGCTTCCAGTGCGTCAGCCCGGAGTGCCCCGAGGGCAGCGGCAACGTGAGCTACGTGAAGACATCTCCCTT ccagtgTGAGCGAAACCCCTGCCCCATGGACAGCAGACCCTGCCGCCACTTGCCCAAGACCATCTCCTTCCATTACCTTTCTCTGCCCTCCAACCTGAAGACGCCCATCACGCTCTTCCGCATGGCCACCGCCTCAGCCCCCGGTCGACCTGGACCCAACAGCCTGCGGTTTGGGATCGTGGGTGGGAACAGCCGGGGCCACTTTGTGATGCAGCGCTCAGACCGGCAGACGGGGGAACTGATCCTGGTCCAGACCCTGGAGGGGCCTCAGACACTAGAGGTGGACGTTGACATGTCAGAATACCTGGACCGCTCCTTCCAGGCCAACCACGTGTCCAAGGTTACCATCTTTGTGTCCCCTTATGACTTCTAA